One region of Carya illinoinensis cultivar Pawnee chromosome 8, C.illinoinensisPawnee_v1, whole genome shotgun sequence genomic DNA includes:
- the LOC122319230 gene encoding transcription factor MYB36-like, producing MGRAPCCDKANVKKGPWSSEEDAKLKAYIEQYGTGSNWIALPQKIGLKRCGKSCRLRWLNYLRPNIKHGGFSEEEDNIICSLYISIGSRWSVIAAQLPGRTDNDIKNYWNTRLKKKLLGRRKESNMNRFSSMGAKDANGIEDNSYSQALSSSALERLQLHMQLQTLQKPSSFYNNPALWPKLHPQQEKMIRSLQYSLNENPSSLWQHDFPSPQPGPGFTGATVPEGFAKISNTKANELDNSLHFTPSSYNSMAFVTGNNLMDSSTYDPKADVIGQPNVGVEVSAFQSELDDFLNNKTMVFVPQEDQVVGFDCLREINSSKDDVIWWSNDFDTKSSTSNSWDSTSVLQTEPPMFQDYELCYKL from the exons ATGGGTCGAGCTCCATGCTGTGACAAGGCAAACGTGAAGAAGGGACCATGGTCTTCTGAAGAGGATGCCAAGCTCAAAGCCTATATTGAACAGTATGGAACTGGAAGCAACTGGATTGCTCTTCCTCAGAAAATTG GGCTTAAGAGATGTGGAAAGAGTTGCAGACTCCGATGGTTAAATTACTTAAGGCCCAACATCAAGCATGGTGGGTTCTCTGAAGAAGAAGACAACATCATCTGCAGCCTCTATATAAGTATTGGCagcag GTGGTCCGTTATTGCGGCCCAACTGCCTGGAAGAACAGATAATGACATCAAGAATTACTGGAACACAAGATTGAAGAAGAAGTTGCTAGGAAGGCGCAAAGAGTCTAACATGAATCGATTTTCATCAATGGGTGCAAAAGATGCAAATGGCATAGAAGATAACTCGTATTCACAAGCCTTAAGCAGCTCGGCCCTTGAAAGACTTCAACTCCATATGCAACTTCAAACCCTCCAAAAACCTTCATCTTTCTACAACAATCCTGCGCTGTGGCCAAAGTTGCATCCCCAGCAAGAAAAGATGATCCGAAGCCTGCAATATTCTTTAAATGAAAATCCTAGCTCTCTGTGGCAACACGACTTTCCTAGTCCTCAGCCTGGGCCAGGCTTCACTGGTGCTACAGTTCCAGAGGGTTTTGCAAAAATCAGCAATACAAAGGCAAATGAATTGGACAATTCTTTGCATTTTACTCCATCCTCGTATAATTCAATGGCCTTTGTCACAGGGAATAATCTAATGGACTCCAGTACTTATGATCCTAAAGCAGATGTTATAGGACAACCTAACGTGGGAGTAGAAGTTTCAGCCTTCCAATCTGAACTCGATGACTTTCTTAATAACAAAACTATGGTTTTCGTACCACAGGAAGATCAGGTGGTTGGATTTGATTGTCTCAGAGAAATCAATAGTTCAAAGGACGACGTGATTTGGTGGTCTAACGACTTCGACACAAAATCCTCAACCTCAAACTCTTGGGACTCCACTTCCGTTCTTCAGACTGAGCCgcccatgtttcaagattacgAACTATGTTACAAGCTCTAG
- the LOC122318051 gene encoding flavonoid 3-O-glucosyltransferase-like — translation MADINNEVEKHVAVLAFPFGSHAAPLLSLVNAIAATAPFVKFSFFSTAVSNRSTFSGSANQENNVKPYDVPDGLAEGYVVTKNPMEPMELFLKATPGNFRSVMEAAAAEAGRKINCVMSDAFFAFAGKMAKEMDVPWVPLWTAGPHSLLVHVDTEVIRQRLGYAGREDQIVDFIPGFSAVGVADLPEGIVLGNLDSPFSKMLYDMGLALPQATAVAINSFEELDPVIVNELKSRFQKFLNIGPFPLTLSPPFTSDEHGCLHWLDMHKTASVAYISFGRVITLPPHELTAMAEALEATGIPFLWSFRGNIEGKLPEGFIERTSSSRSGKLVPWAPQMQVLEHRSVGVFVTHCGWNSVLESIAARVPMICRPVFGDQKLNRRIVESVWGIGMGIEDEVFTKDGAVKALELTLLSERGKKMREKAEACFKRPALKAVGPDGSSRENFKTLVELITK, via the exons ATGGCAGACATCAACAATGAAGTGGAAAAACACGTAGCCGTGTTAGCGTTCCCATTCGGAAGCCATGCAGCCCCACTCCTCAGCCTCGTCAATGCAATCGCGGCCACAGCACCATTTGTGAAGTTCTCGTTCTTCAGCACGGCTGTATCCAACCGCTCCACCTTCTCCGGTTCTGCTAATCAGGAGAACAACGTAAAGCCCTACGACGTGCCGGACGGCTTGGCGGAGGGCTACGTGGTTACCAAGAATCCGATGGAGCCAATGGAGCTGTTTCTGAAGGCAACGCCGGGGAACTTTAGGAGTGTTATGGAAGCCGCCGCGGCGGAGGCGGGGAGGAAGATCAACTGCGTTATGAGCGATGCGTTTTTTGCGTTTGCTGGGAAGATGGCTAAGGAAATGGATGTGCCTTGGGTCCCGCTTTGGACCGCCGGACCTCACTCCCTTCTCGTACACGTTGACACTGAAGTTATCCGGCAAAGACTAGGATATGCCG GACGTGAAGACCAAATCGTTGATTTCATTCCTGGGTTTTCGGCAGTAGGTGTAGCCGATTTGCCTGAAGGAATAGTGTTAGGAAACTTAGATTCACCCTTTTCAAAAATGTTATACGACATGGGATTAGCACTGCCGCAGGCAACTGCTGTTGCCATAAACTCGTTCGAAGAGTTAGACCCAGTAATCGTGAATGAGCTCAAGTCGAGATTCCAAAAGTTTCTCAATATTGGTCCCTTTCCCCTAACGTTGTCTCCACCATTCACTTCTGATGAGCATGGCTGCCTGCATTGGTTGGACATGCACAAAACCGCATCTGTTGCATACATTAGCTTTGGAAGGGTGATAACACTCCCGCCGCATGAGCTCACGGCAATGGCAGAAGCACTGGAGGCAACTGGGATTCCATTCCTTTGGTCATTTAGGGGCAATATAGAGGGAAAACTGCCGGAGGGATTCATAGAAAGGACGAGTAGTTCAAGATCAGGAAAACTTGTTCCTTGGGCTCCCCAGATGCAAGTCTTAGAACATCGTTCGGTAGGAGTGTTCGTGACACATTGTGGGTGGAACTCTGTTTTGGAGAGTATTGCGGCTAGGGTGCCAATGATTTGCAGGCCAGTTTTTGGAGACCAGAAGTTGAACAGGCGGATTGTGGAGTCAGTTTGGGGCATTGGCATGGGGATTGAGGATGAGGTTTTCACCAAAGATGGAGCTGTGAAAGCCCTGGAATTAACTTTGTTGAGTGAACGagggaagaaaatgagagaaaaagctGAAGCCTGCTTCAAACGGCCAGCCTTGAAAGCTGTTGGACCTGATGGTAGCTCTAGAGAAAATTTCAAGACTCTAGTTGAGTTAATCACCaagtaa
- the LOC122318238 gene encoding pathogenesis-related protein PR-1-like codes for MCLCTCKLLSHPALMKSVMKPSEFLQMRMYLCTVTTIFLGLLISSTHAVTKQGQYPSLANQFLAPHNAARSSLRLRPLMWDPKLARYARWYANQRRFDCALRHSNGPYGENIFWGIGNGWTPSQAVTAWVSERKWYNYRSNSCASGQMCGHFTQIVWRTTRRVGCARVICSGGRGVFMTCNYDPPGNYIGERPY; via the coding sequence ATGTGCCTCTGTACGTGCAAATTATTAAGTCACCCTGCCCTCATGAAGTCCGTAATGAAACCTTCGGAATTTCTCCAAATGCGCATGTATTTGTGCACCGTCACTACTATTTTTCTCGGCCTCCTAATCTCAAGCACCCACGCCGTCACAAAGCAAGGCCAGTACCCAAGCCTCGCAAACCAATTCTTGGCACCACACAATGCTGCTCGCTCTTCCCTTAGACTGCGGCCATTAATGTGGGATCCAAAACTGGCACGCTACGCACGATGGTACGCCAATCAAAGGCGCTTTGACTGTGCTTTGAGGCACTCTAACGGGCCCTATGGCGAGAACATCTTCTGGGGAATTGGCAATGGCTGGACACCATCTCAGGCAGTGACGGCATGGGTTTCGGAGCGAAAGTGGTACAATTACCGGTCAAACTCTTGCGCCAGTGGACAGATGTGTGGGCATTTTACTCAGATAGTGTGGAGAACAACGAGGAGAGTTGGGTGTGCCAGGGTGATTTGTTCTGGTGGTCGAGGTGTGTTCATGACTTGCAACTACGACCCTCCTGGAAATTATATTGGCGAAAGGCCATATTGA
- the LOC122317973 gene encoding pathogenesis-related protein PR-1 codes for MRPSLLLSVFLLFTVTLSHNHQVTSQSSPASKTPVKRPENETIYKVSKQLCWGCVAESLQFLFAHNLVRAYKWEAPLMWDFQLEKYARWWGGQRKADCKLQHSFPEGEFKLGENIYWGQGSTWTPYDAVNTWAAEEKYYTYVTNTCVAGQMCGHYTQIVWRDTRRIGCARVVCDSGDVFMTCNYDPPGNYIGERPY; via the coding sequence ATGAGACCCTCCTTGCTTCTCTCTGTCTTCCTCTTGTTCACAGTCACATTAAGCCACAACCACCAGGTCACTTCCCAATCTTCGCCAGCATCCAAAACTCCCGTAAAAAGACCGGAAAATGAGACCATATACAAAGTTTCTAAGCAACTATGCTGGGGTTGCGTTGCTGAGTCTCTGCAATTCCTGTTTGCACACAACTTGGTCAGGGCATACAAGTGGGAGGCACCGCTGATGTGGGATTTCCAGCTTGAGAAGTATGCAAGATGGTGGGGTGGACAAAGAAAAGCCGACTGCAAGTTACAACATTCTTTCCCGGAGGGTGAGTTCAAGCTTGGAGAGAACATATATTGGGGTCAAGGCTCGACGTGGACTCCATATGATGCAGTGAATACATGGGCTGCTGAAGAAAAGTACTATACCTATGTGACGAATACTTGCGTGGCTGGTCAAATGTGTGGGCACTACACCCAAATTGTATGGCGGGATACAAGAAGAATTGGTTGTGCTCGTGTTGTTTGTGACAGTGGAGATGTGTTTATGACATGTAACTATGATCCACCTGGTAATTATATTGGCGAGCGACCATATTGA